From a single Apium graveolens cultivar Ventura chromosome 2, ASM990537v1, whole genome shotgun sequence genomic region:
- the LOC141690954 gene encoding uncharacterized protein LOC141690954, with protein MFNNYLRGTGKAGNQKGLNWLSWKNMSYAKSKRGLGFRDLYGFNIALHDKHIWSFLHNTNSLVSRLFKARFFSNSTILKAGKGRKSSFIWQCLWTGKEELIGGFIWVLGNGDDIAATKDPWLRMKMNFYVEPNPFYDGRNEVISSLFCPNEKKWNHSLIKDHFLKEDADVILAVHIPQRDITDRMVWTRFNSGVYNTKSGYHHWFNKHFWFGTADQCVRCKKVWHLQVPHKVKVFIWRFCRNVIHVRRRLSARGARVPITCPICLNDIEHMTHLFFNYDFAGHFKHHVGLRECGFGEIKKSGMRRLSPPRLLWTVASKCIQSD; from the exons ATGTTTAATAATTATTTGCGGGGAACTGGCAAGGCGGGGAATCAGAAAGGTTTAAATTGGTTATCTTGGAAGAATATGAGTTATGCAAAGAGTAAAAGAGGGTTGGGATTCAGGGATTTATATGGTTTTAACATTGCGTTGCATGATAAACATATTTGGTCTTTCTTGCATAATACTAACTCTCTTGTATCCAGATTATTTAAAGCTCGATTTTTTTCAAATTCAACTATTTTGAAGGCTGGCAAAGGTCGTAAGTCCAGTTTCATATGGCAGTGCTTATGGACAGGTAAAGAGGAGTTGATAGGAGGGTTTATATGGGTTCTCGGCAATGGAGATGACATTGCAGCTACTAAGGATCCTTGGCTGCGtatgaaaatgaatttttatgTTGAACCAAACCCTTTTTACGATGGAAGGAATGAAGTTATTTCGAGTCTTTTCTGTCCTAATGAGAAGAAATGGAATCATAGCCTGATCAAAGACCATTTTTTAAAGGAAGATGCAGATGTTATTCTGGCTGTACATATTCCTCAAAGAGATATTACGGATAGGATGGTTTGGACGAGATTTAATAGTGGTGTTTATAATACGAAATCGGGTTATCATCACTGGTTTAACAAGCATTTTTGGTTTGGTACTGCGGATCAGTGTGTTAGGTGTAAGAAAGTGTGGCATTTGCAAGTGCCTCATAAGGTGAAAGTTTTCATTTGGCGGTTTTGCCGTAATGTGATCCATGTTAGAAGGAGATTGAGTGCTAGAGGAGCTAGAGTGCCTATCACCTGTCCAATATGTTTGAATGACATAGAACATATGACACATCTGTTCTTTAATTATGATTTTGCAGGTCATTTTAAGCATCATGTGGGTTTAAG GGAGTGTGGTTTTGGAGAAATAAAAAAGTCTGGGATGAGAAGGTTGTCACCTCCGCGTTTGCTATGGACGGTAGCTTCAAAATGTATTCAGAGTGATTAG